One window from the genome of Thermaerobacter marianensis DSM 12885 encodes:
- a CDS encoding heavy metal translocating P-type ATPase translates to MAGFSALPKRLVPDRPAPPSPAVPPAPPRPVDGDGAVPRPGPAPDGARPAGEDHPAVVAISDPAPAQPGAAAEPGAAGVAAAVPAAAEPGAAAAPDAAPAPRPAGSCHQEPGFWERHHLAVLTAVTLAAVVAGRIAERLGAPPAASLVFYAISYLAGGTPAALSGLRALRQRVIDVDLLMVLAALGAAGLGAWEEGAALLFLFSLSNALQSYAMDRTRQAIRALMDLAPETAHRLRSDGTLEEVPVEALQVGDRIVVRPGERIPIDGRVVAGRSSVDQAAITGESVPVTKGPGDEVFAGTMNQLGGLEIQVTKPAADTMLARIVALVQAAQEDRSRTQRVIDRIEQVYATAVVVIAALAAGLPLLWGADPGEAVYRALVLMVVASPCAVAISAPAPVLSAVANAARRGVLLKGGRYVEELAAVKVVAFDKTGTLTRGQPQVTDVVPLGGATRRDVLEAAAAAERLSEHPLARAVLAAAAAEGIRPAEVGEARAEPGLGVAAGSGERMTWAGNVAFARRLGVDPAPAEPVLNQLARQGKTVVLVGAGRRLLGCIAVQDVPRPGAREAVAALRRAGLIPVMLTGDRPEVARVIAQQLGITEVRAGLLPDQKLRAVEELSRTLGPVAMVGDGVNDAPALARAQVGIAMGAAGTDVALETADVVLVSDEIERLPFVFDLARRATRTIWQNLVFALGVIVVLVTLTLAGRLELAAGVLGHEGSTVLAMLNGLRMLAVRPARAGS, encoded by the coding sequence GTGGCTGGATTCTCCGCCTTGCCCAAGCGGCTCGTCCCCGACCGCCCGGCCCCGCCATCCCCGGCGGTCCCGCCGGCCCCGCCTCGCCCGGTCGACGGCGACGGGGCCGTCCCCCGGCCCGGGCCGGCGCCGGACGGCGCCCGGCCCGCCGGCGAGGACCACCCGGCCGTCGTGGCCATCTCCGACCCCGCACCGGCACAACCCGGCGCCGCGGCAGAGCCCGGCGCAGCCGGCGTAGCGGCGGCCGTGCCCGCCGCGGCAGAACCCGGCGCGGCCGCTGCGCCGGACGCCGCCCCCGCCCCGCGCCCGGCCGGTTCGTGCCACCAGGAGCCGGGCTTCTGGGAGCGGCATCATCTGGCGGTGCTCACCGCCGTCACGCTGGCGGCCGTGGTCGCCGGCCGGATCGCCGAGCGGCTGGGGGCGCCGCCCGCGGCCAGCCTGGTCTTCTACGCGATCAGCTACCTGGCCGGGGGTACGCCGGCCGCCCTTTCCGGCCTGAGGGCCCTGCGCCAGCGGGTGATCGACGTCGACCTGTTGATGGTGCTGGCGGCCCTGGGCGCCGCCGGCCTGGGCGCCTGGGAGGAGGGGGCGGCACTGCTCTTCCTCTTCTCCTTGAGCAACGCCTTGCAGTCGTACGCCATGGACCGCACGCGGCAGGCCATCCGCGCCCTGATGGACCTGGCGCCGGAGACGGCCCACCGGCTCCGGTCCGACGGCACCCTGGAAGAGGTGCCCGTGGAGGCCCTCCAGGTGGGCGATCGCATCGTCGTGCGCCCCGGCGAGCGGATCCCCATCGACGGGCGGGTCGTGGCCGGCCGTTCTTCCGTCGACCAGGCGGCCATCACCGGCGAGTCGGTGCCCGTCACCAAGGGCCCGGGCGACGAGGTCTTCGCAGGCACCATGAACCAGCTGGGGGGCCTGGAGATCCAGGTCACCAAGCCGGCCGCCGACACCATGCTGGCGCGGATCGTCGCCCTGGTGCAGGCGGCCCAGGAAGACCGGTCCCGCACCCAGCGAGTGATCGACCGCATCGAACAGGTCTACGCCACGGCCGTGGTGGTCATCGCCGCGCTGGCGGCGGGCCTGCCCCTGCTGTGGGGCGCGGACCCCGGCGAGGCGGTGTACCGGGCCCTGGTGCTGATGGTGGTGGCCTCGCCCTGCGCCGTGGCCATCAGCGCACCGGCCCCCGTCCTGTCGGCGGTGGCCAACGCGGCGCGGCGGGGCGTGCTGCTCAAGGGCGGCCGCTACGTGGAGGAACTGGCCGCCGTGAAGGTGGTGGCCTTCGACAAGACGGGCACGCTGACCCGGGGCCAGCCCCAGGTCACCGATGTGGTCCCGCTGGGCGGCGCCACCCGCCGCGACGTGCTGGAGGCCGCCGCCGCCGCGGAGCGGCTGTCGGAGCATCCCCTGGCCCGGGCCGTGCTGGCGGCGGCCGCGGCCGAAGGCATCCGGCCCGCCGAGGTCGGCGAGGCCCGGGCCGAACCCGGGTTGGGCGTGGCGGCGGGCAGCGGCGAGCGGATGACCTGGGCCGGCAACGTGGCCTTCGCCCGCCGCCTCGGAGTGGACCCGGCGCCGGCCGAGCCGGTGCTGAACCAACTGGCCCGCCAGGGCAAGACCGTGGTGCTGGTCGGCGCCGGCCGGCGCCTGCTGGGCTGCATCGCGGTACAGGACGTCCCCCGGCCCGGGGCGCGGGAGGCCGTGGCCGCCCTGCGCCGGGCGGGCCTGATCCCCGTGATGCTGACGGGGGACCGCCCCGAGGTGGCCCGGGTGATCGCGCAGCAGCTGGGCATCACCGAGGTCCGCGCCGGCTTGCTGCCCGATCAGAAGCTCCGGGCCGTGGAGGAGCTGTCCCGCACCCTGGGCCCGGTGGCCATGGTGGGCGACGGCGTCAACGACGCGCCGGCGCTGGCCCGGGCGCAGGTGGGCATCGCCATGGGGGCCGCGGGCACCGACGTGGCGCTGGAGACGGCCGACGTGGTGCTGGTCAGCGACGAGATCGAGCGGCTTCCCTTCGTCTTCGATCTCGCCCGGCGGGCCACGCGGACGATCTGGCAGAACCTGGTCTTCGCCCTGGGCGTGATCGTGGTGCTGGTCACCCTCACCCTGGCGGGCAGGCTCGAACTGGCGGCCGGGGTGCTGGGTCACGAGGGCAGCACGGTGCTGGCGATGCTCAACGGCCTGCGGATGCTGGCCGTGCGGCCGGCCCGGGCGGGGTCGTGA
- a CDS encoding DUF554 domain-containing protein yields MKGLGTLINVAAVLAGSGAGLWLGSRLSPRTREVLTGGLGVVTVLIGLDMARATGNILIVLGSVLLGGLVGTALDLEGRLEALGRAVERALTAPRSGAFAVAAGAQPRAAADGAPPPDGRLARGFVAASLLFCVGPMTFLGSIQDGLTGDYQLLAVKATLDGFASLAMAPALGAGVALAAVTVLGVQGGLTLLAGFISPLINEAMLNELTAAGGVLVVMIGLGLLEIKRLPVANFLPALVFAPVIAALAAR; encoded by the coding sequence ATGAAGGGGCTGGGGACCCTGATCAATGTGGCGGCGGTGCTGGCCGGGTCCGGGGCCGGCCTGTGGCTGGGCTCGCGGCTCTCCCCGCGAACCCGGGAGGTCCTGACGGGTGGCCTGGGCGTGGTGACGGTGCTGATCGGCCTGGACATGGCCCGGGCCACGGGGAACATCCTGATCGTCCTGGGGTCGGTCTTGCTGGGCGGGCTGGTGGGGACGGCGCTGGACCTGGAGGGGCGCCTCGAGGCGCTGGGCCGGGCGGTCGAACGGGCCTTGACGGCCCCCCGATCCGGCGCGTTCGCCGTGGCCGCCGGCGCGCAGCCGCGGGCCGCGGCCGACGGCGCCCCTCCACCGGACGGGCGGCTGGCCCGGGGATTCGTCGCCGCCAGCCTGCTCTTCTGCGTGGGACCGATGACCTTCCTCGGCTCCATCCAGGACGGCCTCACCGGCGACTACCAGCTCCTGGCCGTCAAGGCCACCCTGGACGGGTTCGCGTCCCTGGCCATGGCGCCGGCCCTGGGGGCCGGCGTGGCCCTGGCGGCGGTGACGGTCCTGGGCGTCCAGGGCGGGTTGACCCTGCTGGCCGGGTTCATCAGCCCGCTGATCAACGAGGCGATGCTCAACGAGCTGACGGCGGCGGGCGGGGTGCTGGTGGTGATGATCGGCCTCGGCCTGCTGGAGATCAAGCGGCTGCCCGTGGCCAACTTCCTGCCCGCCCTCGTCTTCGCGCCGGTGATCGCCGCCCTGGCGGCCCGCTAG
- a CDS encoding LysM peptidoglycan-binding domain-containing protein: MPDAGPEEPAASQPAPAGTAPERMPPCPGGQAVQVQPGDTLFRLAQRFGVPLAAVLLANPQRVDPDRLVPGQWICIPSAPPGCPGGHLVVVQPGDSLHAIGQRFHVPVEAMIAANPQLADPDVIQPGQIVCVPRSPGRCDGIQYVVQPGDTLFQIARRFGIDLQDLIAANPQVANPDRIRPGEVICVPAAGTG; encoded by the coding sequence ATGCCTGATGCAGGGCCGGAAGAACCGGCCGCGTCCCAGCCGGCGCCCGCCGGCACGGCACCGGAGAGGATGCCGCCGTGTCCGGGCGGGCAGGCCGTCCAGGTTCAGCCCGGTGACACCCTGTTCCGGCTGGCCCAGCGGTTCGGCGTGCCGCTGGCGGCCGTCCTCCTTGCCAATCCGCAGCGGGTCGATCCCGACCGCCTGGTCCCGGGCCAGTGGATCTGCATCCCGTCGGCGCCCCCCGGCTGCCCCGGCGGCCACCTGGTGGTGGTTCAGCCCGGCGACAGCCTGCACGCCATCGGCCAGCGGTTTCACGTGCCGGTGGAGGCCATGATCGCCGCCAACCCGCAGCTGGCGGACCCCGACGTGATCCAGCCCGGCCAGATCGTGTGCGTGCCGCGGTCCCCGGGCCGGTGCGACGGGATCCAGTACGTGGTCCAGCCCGGCGATACCCTGTTCCAGATCGCGCGGCGGTTCGGCATCGACTTGCAGGACTTGATCGCCGCCAACCCCCAGGTGGCCAACCCCGACCGCATCCGGCCGGGCGAGGTGATCTGCGTGCCCGCGGCGGGCACGGGCTGA
- a CDS encoding response regulator transcription factor, with product MGERILLVDDEAALVKGLRRSLEQAGFEVEVATDGRQALERFAAGGIDLIILDLMLPEIDGLTVCREVRKTSQVPIIMLTARDEDVDRIVGLELGADDYVVKPFNPRELIARIRAVLRRVKPAGGVAVGVPVHPGRGVAVAGGTGQGSGGPAGAGAIPAGAGVPGGATAAGAGAAAGAGAGAAAGAGEAAGRRTGRPDDGADDADAEVLVRGPLRIDRARYRVTLQGRPLELTPREFDLLVVLARRPGRVFTREQLLEQVWGYDYAGDTRTVDVAVRRLRERLEPDPAHPVFVRTKWGVGYYFAEPEDIARRFGGEPAPGSGAGMP from the coding sequence GTGGGCGAGCGGATCTTGCTGGTGGACGACGAGGCCGCGCTGGTCAAGGGCTTGCGCCGCAGCCTGGAGCAGGCCGGCTTCGAGGTGGAGGTGGCCACCGACGGCCGCCAGGCCCTGGAACGGTTCGCCGCGGGCGGCATCGACCTCATCATCCTCGATCTCATGCTGCCGGAGATCGACGGCCTGACGGTGTGCCGGGAGGTGCGCAAGACCTCCCAGGTGCCCATCATCATGCTGACGGCCCGGGATGAGGACGTCGACCGCATCGTGGGCCTGGAACTGGGCGCCGACGATTACGTGGTGAAGCCCTTCAACCCGCGGGAGCTCATCGCCCGCATCCGCGCGGTGCTGCGGCGGGTCAAGCCGGCGGGCGGCGTGGCCGTGGGAGTGCCGGTTCATCCCGGGCGGGGGGTGGCCGTGGCGGGAGGAACCGGCCAGGGGTCGGGCGGGCCGGCCGGAGCCGGGGCCATCCCGGCCGGGGCGGGGGTGCCCGGCGGCGCCACCGCAGCCGGGGCGGGAGCCGCGGCAGGGGCGGGTGCCGGGGCGGCAGCCGGTGCCGGCGAGGCCGCCGGCCGTCGTACCGGCCGGCCGGACGACGGGGCGGACGATGCCGACGCCGAGGTGCTGGTGCGCGGGCCGCTGCGCATCGACCGCGCCCGCTACCGGGTGACCCTGCAGGGCCGGCCGCTGGAGCTCACCCCGCGGGAGTTCGACCTCCTGGTCGTCCTGGCCCGGCGGCCGGGGCGGGTCTTCACCCGCGAGCAGCTTCTGGAGCAGGTCTGGGGCTACGACTACGCCGGCGACACGCGGACCGTGGACGTGGCGGTGCGCCGGCTGCGGGAGCGCCTGGAGCCCGATCCCGCCCATCCCGTGTTCGTCCGCACCAAGTGGGGCGTGGGCTATTATTTTGCCGAGCCGGAAGACATCGCCCGGCGCTTCGGCGGCGAGCCCGCTCCGGGCAGCGGCGCGGGCATGCCGTAG
- a CDS encoding sensor histidine kinase: MSLRWKIILALLAVTLTSLAVTVRVASDTARGVLLRDRQSRALATAAFFAGSLADPVARGDRERLANQMAALRLQELGRLLALDEAGFVLADTAAGTDASLVGHRLQHVEIVSALEGVPRAGVRRLPDGRYAMYAAAPVRGAGDRVVGAVVLSTDVTDVFAAVDQIRRRMVRLGALIALGAGTVAYLFGAYLAAPLRELARAAGRIARGRFDERVPARGGDELAQLARAFNDMAAHLARIDESRRDFIASASHELRTPVAALKTLTDALIHDPDATLEDYREFLRDIDDQVDRLARLTASLLTLARLDREKETVDLRPVPLAELVTTVVGWLEPEARRLGNRFLVEGRGNPQVLVDRTKMERALTNLLENAMKYGGPGVVRVIFGEQAGFDAEAAGRALVAELVRGDEPAAGAPGAPAAPGAQGVPAAPGAPEGPGAPGGPGRDVTAGAGEGGPGPDGGPGAGAAAEAAAAAGGPAPGQTAEESPVREGPGGPRTEPRSGAEGTGPAGAGLPAEPPPDGELAEPPAEPAYRLVGDDDAVRRSPRVAWVWVLDRGPGIPAAELPHLFERFYRVDRVRARGGDVAGAGLGLSIVREILRLHDGVVAVASQVGKGSIFALYWPVTEWPLSGGGAAAEAQRPAGGGAAAG; the protein is encoded by the coding sequence TTGTCCCTGCGCTGGAAGATCATCCTGGCGTTGCTGGCCGTCACCCTGACCAGCCTGGCCGTCACCGTCCGGGTGGCCAGCGACACGGCCCGGGGCGTGCTCTTGCGGGACCGCCAGTCGCGGGCCCTGGCGACGGCCGCCTTCTTTGCCGGCAGCCTGGCAGACCCCGTGGCCCGGGGCGACCGGGAGCGCCTGGCCAACCAGATGGCCGCCCTGCGCCTGCAGGAGCTGGGGCGCCTGCTGGCCCTGGACGAGGCCGGGTTCGTCCTGGCGGACACGGCCGCCGGGACCGACGCCAGCCTGGTCGGCCACCGGCTCCAGCACGTGGAGATCGTCAGCGCCCTGGAGGGCGTCCCCCGGGCGGGGGTGCGCCGCCTGCCCGACGGCCGCTACGCCATGTACGCCGCCGCGCCGGTGCGGGGGGCGGGCGACCGCGTGGTGGGGGCGGTGGTGCTGTCCACCGACGTGACCGACGTCTTCGCCGCCGTGGACCAGATCCGCCGCCGCATGGTCCGCCTGGGCGCCCTGATCGCCCTGGGCGCGGGCACGGTCGCCTACCTCTTCGGCGCCTATCTGGCCGCCCCGTTGCGGGAGCTGGCACGGGCGGCGGGCCGCATCGCCCGCGGCCGGTTCGACGAGCGGGTGCCGGCCCGGGGCGGGGACGAGCTGGCCCAGCTGGCGCGGGCCTTCAACGACATGGCCGCCCACCTGGCCCGGATCGACGAGTCGCGGCGCGACTTCATCGCCAGCGCCTCCCACGAGCTCAGGACCCCCGTGGCCGCCCTCAAGACCCTGACCGACGCCCTCATCCACGACCCCGACGCCACCCTGGAGGACTACCGCGAGTTCCTCCGCGACATCGACGACCAGGTGGATCGGCTGGCCCGGCTGACGGCGAGCCTCCTCACCCTGGCGCGGCTCGACCGGGAGAAGGAGACGGTGGACCTGCGCCCCGTGCCCCTGGCCGAGCTGGTGACCACCGTGGTGGGGTGGCTGGAACCCGAGGCGCGCCGGCTGGGGAACCGCTTCCTTGTGGAGGGGCGCGGCAACCCCCAGGTGCTGGTCGACCGGACCAAGATGGAGCGCGCCCTGACGAACCTGCTGGAGAACGCGATGAAGTACGGCGGGCCGGGCGTGGTCCGGGTGATCTTCGGCGAGCAGGCGGGCTTCGACGCCGAGGCGGCGGGCCGGGCGCTGGTGGCGGAGCTGGTTCGCGGGGACGAACCGGCCGCGGGGGCTCCCGGCGCCCCGGCAGCCCCCGGCGCCCAGGGGGTCCCTGCGGCCCCTGGCGCGCCGGAGGGGCCCGGCGCGCCAGGGGGCCCGGGCCGGGACGTCACAGCCGGGGCCGGGGAGGGCGGTCCGGGTCCGGACGGCGGGCCCGGTGCCGGCGCGGCGGCGGAAGCGGCGGCTGCGGCCGGTGGACCGGCACCGGGCCAGACGGCCGAGGAGAGCCCCGTACGGGAGGGCCCGGGCGGACCCCGGACGGAGCCGCGATCCGGGGCGGAGGGAACCGGCCCGGCAGGAGCCGGTCTTCCGGCGGAACCCCCGCCGGACGGCGAGCTGGCGGAGCCGCCCGCCGAGCCGGCCTATCGCCTCGTCGGCGACGACGACGCCGTGCGCCGCAGCCCGCGGGTCGCCTGGGTGTGGGTGTTGGACCGGGGCCCCGGCATCCCCGCGGCGGAACTGCCCCACCTGTTCGAGCGGTTCTACCGGGTCGACCGGGTCCGGGCCCGCGGTGGCGACGTCGCCGGGGCGGGCCTGGGGCTCAGTATTGTCCGGGAAATCCTCCGGCTGCACGACGGCGTGGTGGCTGTGGCGAGCCAGGTGGGCAAGGGGAGCATCTTCGCCCTGTACTGGCCGGTGACCGAGTGGCCGTTATCGGGCGGTGGCGCGGCGGCGGAAGCGCAGCGCCCGGCGGGAGGCGGCGCCGCGGCGGGCTGA
- a CDS encoding phosphoribosyltransferase → MGVEVIGQPVKKYLTWQDVEQLVDRLLQQIRIDEFDALLVITRGGMVPACLISEKTGMRNILVAAVMFYTGVGETLDRPTFLQFPPDPYLKGKRVLVVDDVWDSGRTVASVKHRVEEAGGRPAVAVMHYKPQRSVVPGKPDFYAEETDDWIVYPWDPEAER, encoded by the coding sequence GTGGGGGTGGAGGTCATCGGCCAGCCGGTGAAGAAGTACCTGACGTGGCAGGACGTCGAGCAGCTGGTGGACCGCCTCTTGCAGCAGATCCGCATCGACGAGTTCGACGCGCTGCTGGTCATCACCCGGGGCGGCATGGTGCCGGCCTGCCTGATCAGCGAGAAGACGGGCATGCGCAACATCCTGGTGGCGGCGGTCATGTTCTACACCGGCGTGGGGGAGACCCTGGACCGTCCCACCTTCCTGCAGTTCCCGCCGGACCCGTACCTGAAGGGCAAGCGGGTGCTGGTGGTCGACGACGTATGGGACAGCGGCCGGACGGTGGCGTCCGTCAAGCACCGCGTGGAAGAGGCCGGCGGCCGGCCCGCAGTGGCCGTCATGCACTACAAACCGCAACGCTCGGTGGTCCCTGGCAAGCCCGACTTCTATGCCGAGGAAACCGACGATTGGATCGTCTACCCGTGGGATCCTGAAGCGGAACGGTGA
- a CDS encoding GerMN domain-containing protein, with protein MSSGDSFFRAWRSLSHRRHALPVPAAGVAPPLAAPPGGRRRRTNPARSPAALVAALLLLALVLAACGEAGVTGGSNELVIAPDGAGAQDGLPAASADLEGTPAIVPNPGDERVTITLFFGSRSGLLDPWPWRRTVDRPQRTADLARIAVENLLDPPPNSPFVSVLPRGTRILSVSVDDSQQTAYVNFSEEFVKNHPGGSYGEAVTIHAIVQTLTGIPGIRRVQILVEGKPVETLAGHIAIDQPLERLLIVPGPVPQGAVPGPAAADEPAGAAGSGAAGAEGGAGGAASSGSAGGDAGWTPWQMERDDAVMNFFQGEVEQGRMQWLTDPVEAARYLATTYGFYGWDEYVLLYRTDRGEGSGLGEALVRVRHGDSYYTLHMIQPREQGDQGIWVIHDIRSRAVQTGRKPVDPELVQGWQQEVDNGANLWRLDPVDTVRRQGGLYGFDPYSDEYTLVEMDLSRGQALVRVKHDGLDYEVVLVQPVRRGEKGVWWIDTVRFGTEATS; from the coding sequence GTGTCCAGCGGCGACTCTTTTTTCCGTGCTTGGCGAAGCCTGTCGCACCGGCGGCACGCCCTTCCGGTGCCGGCGGCCGGGGTCGCCCCGCCCCTCGCCGCGCCGCCCGGCGGACGGCGCCGCCGGACGAACCCGGCCCGCTCGCCGGCGGCCCTGGTCGCCGCCCTGCTGCTGCTGGCCCTGGTGCTGGCGGCCTGCGGTGAGGCCGGGGTAACGGGCGGCAGCAACGAGCTGGTCATCGCTCCGGATGGAGCCGGTGCCCAGGACGGCCTCCCGGCGGCGTCCGCCGACCTCGAGGGGACGCCGGCCATCGTACCGAACCCCGGTGACGAGCGCGTCACCATCACCCTCTTCTTCGGCTCCCGGTCCGGCCTGCTGGATCCCTGGCCCTGGCGGCGTACCGTCGACCGCCCCCAGCGCACGGCGGACCTGGCCCGGATCGCCGTGGAGAACCTGCTGGATCCTCCCCCGAACTCGCCCTTCGTGTCCGTTTTGCCCAGGGGGACGCGGATCCTGTCCGTCTCCGTGGACGACAGCCAGCAGACGGCCTACGTCAACTTTTCCGAGGAGTTCGTCAAGAACCATCCCGGCGGCAGCTACGGCGAGGCCGTGACGATCCACGCCATCGTCCAGACCCTGACGGGCATCCCCGGCATCCGCCGCGTGCAGATCCTCGTCGAAGGCAAGCCGGTGGAGACCCTGGCGGGGCACATCGCCATCGACCAGCCCCTGGAGCGGCTGCTCATCGTGCCCGGTCCGGTGCCCCAGGGCGCCGTGCCGGGGCCGGCCGCGGCGGACGAACCGGCCGGCGCGGCCGGCTCCGGGGCGGCCGGCGCCGAAGGCGGCGCCGGCGGGGCCGCTTCGTCCGGGTCCGCCGGCGGGGACGCCGGCTGGACGCCCTGGCAGATGGAGAGGGACGACGCGGTGATGAACTTCTTCCAGGGCGAAGTGGAGCAGGGGCGGATGCAGTGGCTCACGGACCCGGTGGAAGCGGCGCGGTACCTGGCCACCACCTACGGGTTCTACGGCTGGGACGAGTACGTGCTGCTCTACCGCACCGACCGCGGTGAGGGGTCCGGCCTGGGCGAGGCGCTGGTGCGGGTGCGCCACGGCGACAGCTACTACACCCTGCACATGATCCAGCCCCGGGAGCAGGGCGACCAGGGCATCTGGGTGATCCACGACATCCGGTCCCGGGCGGTGCAGACGGGCCGCAAGCCGGTGGACCCCGAACTGGTGCAGGGCTGGCAGCAGGAAGTGGACAACGGCGCCAATCTATGGCGGCTCGACCCGGTGGACACCGTCCGGCGCCAGGGCGGGCTCTATGGGTTCGACCCGTACAGCGACGAGTACACCCTGGTGGAGATGGATCTGTCCCGCGGCCAGGCCCTGGTGCGGGTGAAGCACGACGGCCTGGACTACGAGGTGGTCCTGGTCCAGCCGGTGCGCCGGGGCGAGAAGGGCGTCTGGTGGATCGACACCGTCCGCTTCGGTACGGAGGCGACGTCGTAG
- a CDS encoding GlsB/YeaQ/YmgE family stress response membrane protein translates to MGVLGWVAAIVAGLILGWAVGRYAIGGRQFPGNLPGSLVAGVIGGVLGAWIPGNWGWTLDGANVIAAVLASAVLTWLVGYFGGKEERKSTGSSS, encoded by the coding sequence ATGGGTGTGCTCGGTTGGGTGGCCGCCATTGTCGCCGGTCTGATCCTTGGTTGGGCCGTCGGCCGTTATGCCATCGGCGGCCGCCAGTTCCCCGGCAACCTGCCCGGCTCGCTGGTGGCGGGCGTCATCGGTGGCGTCCTGGGGGCCTGGATCCCGGGCAACTGGGGCTGGACCCTGGACGGCGCCAACGTGATCGCGGCCGTCCTGGCGTCGGCGGTCCTGACCTGGCTGGTCGGCTACTTCGGCGGCAAGGAAGAGCGCAAGTCGACGGGCTCCTCGAGCTGA
- a CDS encoding DUF1028 domain-containing protein has product MNDRAGFRGRVWAPGGAPWVATFSIVAADPEAGIWGIGVQSKFLAVGAVVPWAEAGTGAVATQAWANVSYGPEGLALLRQGLSAEEVVARLVEADPDRDHRQLGVVDAQGRAAAYTGKACFEWAGHRVGPGYACQGNILAGPAVVDHMARAYEAARDRGLPMEERLIEALRAAQAEGGDRRGQQSAALLVVKPRGGYGGYNDRWLDLRVDDHPRPIEELDRLMRLHRLYFGTPDPARRVRLEGPVVEEVQRLLQATGYYDGPVTGQVDEATRQALRTFQLNENFEEREVGDEVIDGDVLDYLRSLARRQPAGGEAAT; this is encoded by the coding sequence GTGAACGACCGGGCGGGCTTCCGCGGCCGGGTGTGGGCACCCGGCGGCGCGCCGTGGGTTGCGACCTTTTCCATCGTGGCCGCCGACCCCGAAGCGGGGATCTGGGGCATCGGCGTCCAGTCCAAGTTCCTCGCCGTGGGCGCGGTGGTGCCGTGGGCTGAGGCGGGCACCGGCGCCGTGGCGACCCAGGCCTGGGCCAACGTCTCGTACGGCCCCGAGGGCCTGGCGCTGCTGCGCCAGGGGCTCTCGGCGGAAGAGGTGGTGGCCCGGCTGGTGGAAGCCGACCCGGACCGGGATCACCGGCAGCTGGGCGTGGTCGATGCCCAGGGGCGGGCGGCCGCCTACACGGGCAAGGCGTGCTTCGAGTGGGCGGGGCACCGGGTGGGGCCGGGCTACGCGTGCCAGGGGAACATCCTGGCCGGCCCGGCCGTGGTCGACCACATGGCCCGGGCCTATGAGGCCGCTCGCGACCGCGGGCTGCCCATGGAGGAGCGCTTGATCGAGGCCCTGCGGGCGGCCCAGGCGGAGGGCGGCGACCGCCGCGGCCAGCAGTCGGCGGCGCTGCTGGTGGTCAAGCCCAGGGGCGGCTACGGCGGCTACAACGACCGCTGGCTCGACCTGCGGGTCGACGACCACCCCCGGCCCATCGAGGAACTGGACCGCCTGATGCGGCTGCACCGGCTGTACTTCGGTACGCCCGACCCCGCCCGGCGCGTGCGCCTGGAGGGCCCGGTGGTGGAGGAAGTCCAGCGCCTGTTGCAGGCGACGGGCTACTACGACGGGCCCGTCACCGGGCAGGTGGACGAGGCCACCCGTCAGGCCCTCCGCACCTTCCAGCTGAACGAGAACTTCGAGGAGCGCGAGGTGGGGGACGAGGTCATCGACGGGGACGTGCTGGACTACCTGCGCTCCCTGGCCCGGCGGCAGCCGGCCGGTGGCGAGGCGGCGACGTGA